Proteins co-encoded in one Papaver somniferum cultivar HN1 chromosome 5, ASM357369v1, whole genome shotgun sequence genomic window:
- the LOC113281267 gene encoding probable BOI-related E3 ubiquitin-protein ligase 3, with protein sequence MAVQAQYPANIFRSITMKNNVLDLHQQHDFYQFHQNNNQISTPLPGSVIGNTYTNFGKQQSNLINGGVLSGDHLAAESELTCNLSASRKRNRLDCDDHYQNMPPTLHQSYLHLQQQNDHVLLQKQQQNFRYSNKLQQINIGGSSNTGISINYEETNNHRLHQHHESAGTSTSGRSSVLTSSPAPMGSQQDLLMNTNHHRLLHHQNLEIDALILLHNEKLRSVIEETQKRQCRSLVSAVEEQVLKRLAEKETELQNAGRKNAELEEKLKQLNAENQVWFNVAKNNEAIASSLKSTLQQILLQNNNTKSGVEAGGELLLTANTTSNHDQKEGFGDSDGLVIEGLDDDAQSSCYGGKHNQEDKKRKLVDAKDNKGTSTIKKSCKVCEKNEVSVLVLPCRHLCLCKECEAKLDYCPICKAAKKASLQIFMS encoded by the exons ATGGCCGTTCAAGCTCAATACCCAGCTAATATCTTCAGGTCTATTACCATGAAAAATAATGTTttagatcttcatcaacaacatgatTTTTATCAGTTTCATCAGAACAACAATCAAATTAGTACTCCTCTTCCTGGGAGTGTCATCGGAAATACTTACACCAACTTCGGTAAACAACAGAGCAATCTGATTAACGGAGGAGTGCTGAGTGGTGATCATTTGGCAGCTGAGAGTGAATTAACATGCAATTTATCCGCATCAAGGAAACGAAACAGACTAGATTGTGACGATCATTACCAAAACATGCCACCAACGCTTCATCAATCTTATCTCCATCTCCAACAACAAAATGATCATGTTTTacttcaaaaacaacaacagaaTTTCAGGTATTCAAATAAGCTTCAACAGATAAATATTGGTGGATCTTCAAATACAGGGATTTCTATTAATTACGAAGAAACCAACAATCATAGATTACACCAGCATCATGAATCAGCCGGAACTAGTACCAGTGGTAGATCATCTGTATTAACTTCTTCTCCGGCGCCAATGGGATCACAACAAGATCTACTGATGAACACTAATCATCACCGTCTCCTCCACCACCAAAACCTCGAAATCGACGCATTGATCCTACTCCAC AATGAAAAACTAAGATCAGTAATTGAAGAAACACAGAAGAGACAATGTAGATCGTTAGTGTCGGCCGTGGAAGAACAAGTTCTGAAAAGGCTAGCAGAGAAAGAGACAGAGCTACAGAATGCAGGACGAAAAAATGCAGAACTGGAAGAGAAATTAAAACAGTTAAACGCAGAGAATCAAGTTTGGTTCAATGTTGCTAAGAATAATGAAGCTATTGCCTCTAGTCTTAAATCTACTCTTCAACAGATTCTTCTCCAGAACAATAACACTAAATCAGGAGTTGAAGCTGGAGGTGAATTATTATTAACAGCAAATACTACCAGTAATCATGATCAAAAAGAAGGATTTGGTGATAGCGATGGCTTAGTAATCGAAGGTTTAGATGATGATGCCCAATCCAGTTGTTATGGAGGAAAACATAATCAAGaagataagaaaagaaaattagTAGATGCAAAGGACAATAAGGGAACCAGCACCATCAAAAAATCATGCAAGGTTTGCGAAAAGAATGAGGTTTCCGTGTTAGTGTTGCCTTGTAGGCATTTGTGTCTTTGCAAAGAATGCGAGGCCAAACTAGATTATTGTCCCATTTGCAAGGCTGCAAAGAAGGCTAGCTTGCAAATCTTCATGTCCTAG